From one Peredibacter starrii genomic stretch:
- a CDS encoding OsmC family peroxiredoxin — protein sequence MKRTASAQWRGNLKQGKGSINTESGAISNLAYSFSKRFGEERGTNPEELIGAAHSSCFAMAVSAELAQRNLQAELIDVRATVSLENVSGAWSIPAVHLDVSIEAANASRAQIEEAANSAKANCPVSKLLKAAEITMNLNLGSQDAATFS from the coding sequence ATGAAAAGAACGGCAAGCGCTCAATGGCGCGGAAATCTTAAGCAAGGAAAAGGATCAATTAATACAGAAAGCGGGGCAATTTCTAATCTTGCTTATTCTTTCTCAAAACGTTTTGGAGAAGAGCGAGGGACTAATCCGGAAGAATTAATCGGGGCCGCCCACTCAAGTTGTTTTGCCATGGCCGTATCAGCGGAACTTGCTCAACGTAATCTTCAAGCCGAATTAATCGACGTGCGGGCCACAGTTTCATTAGAAAACGTTTCTGGTGCCTGGTCTATACCTGCAGTCCATCTAGATGTTTCGATTGAAGCAGCGAATGCTAGTCGTGCGCAAATTGAAGAAGCGGCCAATTCGGCAAAGGCCAACTGTCCCGTTTCAAAACTCTTGAAAGCGGCCGAGATCACCATGAACCTGAATCTTGGTTCACAAGATGCGGCGACTTTTTCGTAG
- a CDS encoding TorF family putative porin, with protein MMRWLAGSFLLMSTSAFSAGITGYAKFASNYIWRGISFTENNPAIQASANYEHSSGVWGNIFGSNLKFAEPTLYEGDSTREMDLTIGYKKALGEIAANFYINRYEFIDRSQISAFEYSTSFGYKNLAFEYNYLPNWFGYNSVSHYLRLSGFYDIDSKYSLIGGFGRNEQSKTKRTQNASGTWSGVGFTSYWDYYVGLQFKETGGFVYEFLYTNTNRKTISYATGTPSEDGQYAKANDESLTISMTKFF; from the coding sequence ATGATGCGTTGGTTAGCGGGTTCGTTTTTACTAATGAGTACATCTGCATTTAGTGCAGGCATTACAGGGTATGCGAAATTTGCCTCAAACTACATTTGGCGAGGGATCTCTTTCACTGAGAACAATCCAGCAATCCAGGCCTCGGCGAATTACGAACATTCGTCAGGTGTTTGGGGAAATATTTTTGGATCTAACTTAAAATTCGCTGAACCTACACTATATGAAGGCGATAGCACTAGAGAGATGGATCTTACTATTGGCTATAAAAAAGCGTTGGGTGAGATTGCCGCCAATTTTTACATAAATCGTTACGAGTTTATTGATCGATCACAAATTTCTGCTTTCGAATACTCAACAAGCTTTGGTTATAAAAACCTTGCCTTTGAATATAATTATCTGCCCAACTGGTTTGGCTATAACTCTGTTTCACATTATCTTCGCCTATCTGGCTTTTATGACATCGATAGCAAATACAGTTTGATTGGAGGTTTCGGCAGAAACGAACAAAGTAAAACCAAAAGAACTCAAAATGCCAGTGGCACCTGGAGTGGGGTGGGCTTTACGAGTTATTGGGACTATTACGTAGGCCTACAGTTCAAAGAAACTGGTGGATTTGTTTATGAGTTTCTCTACACGAACACTAACAGAAAAACGATTAGCTATGCTACTGGAACTCCATCCGAGGACGGACAGTATGCGAAGGCAAATGATGAATCTCTAACTATTTCGATGACTAAATTCTTTTAA